Sequence from the Argentina anserina chromosome 7, drPotAnse1.1, whole genome shotgun sequence genome:
AGTGTTGAGGTATAGgaagaaattaaaacataataaaaaagaaaataaattctcTTGCTCATATATTTATCTAAATTCTGGAGTGAGGTGGGGTTTAAACTTTAAACCCAATCCAAAGTCCAAACCTGAaacaagagaagaagagagggttTTAGAAAACGCCAACGGCTCCAAAACCCTACTCAATCCAtgctccttcttcttccttagTCCTTACTAATCCATGGCTTCTCTGGCCCACGCCCTGCTCGGAATCCCAGCTCGGTGTGCTCTCTGCCGAGCCCTCAATCCCCACCTCTCCCCTTCCCGCCGTTTTCCAATCTCCTCCATTTCTAGGCCCTCTAGTACCACCACCACCCGCGCTCGTCTCGCCGCCCGGTCCAGGCTCAACGCCGTCAACAACCTCACCACTGTCCACGGTGCTTCAGCTCCGGCCACCGTTGAACTCCCCGTCACATGTTACCAGGTCACTCCAAGCTTCCGTCCTCTTTACTTCAATCAGCTTATTTGGTTGCTCGATTCGGTACCCATTTTGTTCATGTTTTCTGGGTTGTAGGTTGTTTTAGTTGTAATTGTTTTACATGTATGATTTTCGGGCTTGTTAGTGATATGAGTCATATGACAAGAGTTCAAAGATAGTTTCTTTTCATATGAATTGCCATTGCATCTTTTTGCATCTGCATTTTGGATATTTAATCGCGGTGTTCGGTTACTTTGAGTATCGAGATTCGATGCCCCCCATGTTTGTTGTTACTGCTGAATGTGCTCTTTGATTGTTCTAGGGGCTGTTAGAGTTGGTGTAGTTGACAGTTCAGATGTTTTACTTACGGAATTGAAATGTGTGTTCCTTGTGCACCCACACTGCTAGATGTCAATGTTTATTTGAGTTTTTCTTATTAGTGTGTATTTGAATTGCAGCTTATTGGCGTTCCTGATGAAGCTGAGAAAGATGAGGTTATTAAAGCAGTAATGGATTTGAAGATTTCTGAAGTTGAGGAGGGTTATACAGAGAGTGCTATTGAATCTCGGCAGGTAGACAAATTTTCCTTCAATCCTTCCTTTCTTGATACAGTTGGTAAGAGGTATcttgaattgttttggttgcttttattgatttgttttcttcttgttgGGTTGCTTTGTAGGATCTCTTGAGGGATGTGAGAGATAAGCTCATTATTGAACCAGAATATGCTGCTAATAGTGACAAAAGTATCCGACCAAATTCTGCTCTTCAAATCCCTTGGGCATGGTTGGCAGCTGCACTTTGCCTCCTTCTAGAGGTAGGTAATTGTCTTTGTACAATCTACATGGTTTGAGGCAGGCCttgttttcagtttttgtCTAAATATAATCATGAGAAGTATCGTGActtctaaaaaaataatatacttAATAGTCAGAGaggaataaaattatttttgggAACTGATAAACTGTCATTTAACGGAAACTCACCtgtttatttatattattttattattaagtTTAGTACTGTCCATCTCATGATTTCactcatttgaatttgaaatacttttaagtattaatgtaaaaattccttctcagttttgtttttatttttgaattacCTGTGGTTTTAGACGATTGATTTTATTGTATTTCCACCTTCCAGGTTGGAGAAGTAGAGCTTGTGCTAGATATTGGTCAAGCAGCTGTTAAACATCCAGAAGCTAAGCCATATATTCATGATATTCTTCTCTCTATTGCACTGGCTGAGGTAAGAAGACACATCCATTAGGTTAGGGTCTTGTACCACTATTTTAGTTTAATGCTATATTCTTATAAAAGTTGTGTTTTCTTGAAGTGTGCAACTGCAAAGATTAGTTTTGAGCAGAACAAAGTGTCCCAGGGATTTGAAGCTATTACTCGTGCTCAGAGTCATCTAAGAAGTAAAAAATCTTTTGAGAAAATATCATTATTCTCTAAGGTAATGAttacatattttcttttatttcccTGTAAATGTTTAGCTGATTATTAGGAAGGCATTTGTTGGTTCCGTCTAGTGAGTCTACTATATGCATCTTGTCCATTGCgaagtgggggggggggggggggggggaaagAGTCATTGGTTGTCTTAGTTTGTTTAGGTTCCAACCTTGGTATACTGTATTGCAGATTGACAGAGCTAAAACTATGTGTGAGTGTCTGATTTCATCAGAGCTTATGAATCTGAAACTAGAGGAAGCTTTTACACTGTTTCTTCTTGCTGAGGTATGTGTTTTTGCTGTCCTCCTAATTCAATATTTTGTGCTGTTTCAATGAAATGCAATCAAATTCTTTTGGGTTTGTGGTGTCATTTATATGTTTTCCcttttgagtttgtttttgtttattatttggcCAATAATTTCTTGTGTTTCCTCCATTGTGACATTTTGGTTTTTAGGATAATGATGCTGCAGTTGTTGAAAAGCTGCAGAGGCTTGacggaaacaaaaacaaattaatcCAGGTTTTATGCAAACAGGGTGACCTGAAGctagctctacaactttttcCTCACGAACCCAACCCCTCCCAACAGGCCTGTGAGCTCTTAATCCTTTTATGCATCCGCCATAATTCTCTTTCAGATGGGTTAGATGTGCACCGCCACCTAGTTGATGGTGGGTGGGACCAAGACCCTTTTTTGGCCACCAAACTTATAGAGATGTACTCTGAGTTGGACTCCATTGAGAATGCACGTGAGGTGTTTGATAAAACTCGTAAGAGAACTATTTATATGTGGAATGCACTATTTAGAGCTCTTACGTTGGCTGGCCATGGAACTGAGGTGCTAAATATGTACAGACAAATGAATACAATTGGCGTTCTGTCTGATCGGTTTACGTATACGTATGTGCTCAAAGCTTGTGTTGTTTCAGAGTGTTTGAGTTCGCTCCTCCAGAAGGGAAAGGAGATTCATGGGCATATTTTGCGTCATGGATATGGGGCCCATGTTCATGTAACGACCACTTTGTTGGATATGTATGCAAGGTTTGGGTGTGTTTCAAATGCATGTAGAGTATTTGATCAGATGCAAAATAGAAATGTGGTTTCCTGGAGTGCTATGATAGCATGTTATTCCAAAAATGCGAGGCCTTATGAAGCTTTAGAACTTTTTCGGAAAATGATACTTGAAGCTCCTGATTTATTACCCAACTCAGTGACCATGGTTAGTGTTCTTCAGGCTTGTGCAGCTCTTGCTGCCTTGGAGCAGGGGAAGTTCATTCATGGGTACATCCTGAGAAGGGGTCTTGATTCAACCCTACCAGTTATGAGTAGCCTTGTCACAATGTACGCAAGATGTGGTAAGCTTGAGCTGGCCCAACAAGTTTTCAATAAGATAAAAAGGAAGGATGTTGTTTCATGGAACTCCTTGATTTCAAGTTATGGGATTCATGGATATGGAAAGAGGGCAATTCAAATTTTTGAAGACATGATCAATCATGGAGTATCACCAAGTTACATTTCATTTGTCAGTGTTTTGGGGGCTTGTAGTCATGAAGGTCTTGTTGAAGAGGGGAAGGCAATATTCCAGTCTATGGTTAAAGAGCATGGATTATATCCCAGCATTGAGCAGTATGCTTGTATGGTGGACCTTCTTGGTCGTGCTAATCGTTTAGATGAAGCAGCCAAAATTATTGAAGATATGCGGATTGAACCAGGAGcacaagtttggggtgcacTTCTTGGATCATGTAGGATACATGGTAATGTTGAGCTAGCAGAGAGAGCGAGCAAAAGGTTGTTTGAGCTTGAGCCTAGAAACGCTGGGAATTATGTACTTTTAGCTGATATTTATGCTGAGGCCAAGATGTGGGATGAGGTAAAAAGAGTAAAACAACTTCTAGAAGCTCAGGAACTTCAAAAGGTACCGGGTCGCAGTTGGATTGAAGTTAATAAGAAGATGTACTCATTCGATTCCGTCGACGAGTTTAATCCACAAATGGAGCAACTTCATGCACTTCTGGGTGAATTGTCAATAGAGATGAAAGGACGAGGATATAAGCCACAAACTAAAGTTGTCCTGTATGATCTTGACGAGGAAGAGAAGGAACGAATAGTACTAGGCCATAGTGAAAAGCTAGCGGTTGCATTTGGTCTCATCAATACCAGAAAAGGGGAAATTATTCGGATTTCCAAGAATTTGAGGTTATGTGAAGATTGCCATTATGTTACCAAATTCATATCCAAGTTTACCAATAGAGAGATTCTTGTCCGAGACGTGAATCGGTTTCACCATTTCCAAAACGGGGTTTGTTCATGCGGGGATTACTGGTAAGTGCAAACAATTATTCTTACATTTTTGTTGCCTAATAACAAAATAGGAGAGGTTTTGGAAGTTATAGAGA
This genomic interval carries:
- the LOC126804023 gene encoding pentatricopeptide repeat-containing protein At3g46790, chloroplastic; translated protein: MASLAHALLGIPARCALCRALNPHLSPSRRFPISSISRPSSTTTTRARLAARSRLNAVNNLTTVHGASAPATVELPVTCYQLIGVPDEAEKDEVIKAVMDLKISEVEEGYTESAIESRQDLLRDVRDKLIIEPEYAANSDKSIRPNSALQIPWAWLAAALCLLLEVGEVELVLDIGQAAVKHPEAKPYIHDILLSIALAECATAKISFEQNKVSQGFEAITRAQSHLRSKKSFEKISLFSKIDRAKTMCECLISSELMNLKLEEAFTLFLLAEDNDAAVVEKLQRLDGNKNKLIQVLCKQGDLKLALQLFPHEPNPSQQACELLILLCIRHNSLSDGLDVHRHLVDGGWDQDPFLATKLIEMYSELDSIENAREVFDKTRKRTIYMWNALFRALTLAGHGTEVLNMYRQMNTIGVLSDRFTYTYVLKACVVSECLSSLLQKGKEIHGHILRHGYGAHVHVTTTLLDMYARFGCVSNACRVFDQMQNRNVVSWSAMIACYSKNARPYEALELFRKMILEAPDLLPNSVTMVSVLQACAALAALEQGKFIHGYILRRGLDSTLPVMSSLVTMYARCGKLELAQQVFNKIKRKDVVSWNSLISSYGIHGYGKRAIQIFEDMINHGVSPSYISFVSVLGACSHEGLVEEGKAIFQSMVKEHGLYPSIEQYACMVDLLGRANRLDEAAKIIEDMRIEPGAQVWGALLGSCRIHGNVELAERASKRLFELEPRNAGNYVLLADIYAEAKMWDEVKRVKQLLEAQELQKVPGRSWIEVNKKMYSFDSVDEFNPQMEQLHALLGELSIEMKGRGYKPQTKVVLYDLDEEEKERIVLGHSEKLAVAFGLINTRKGEIIRISKNLRLCEDCHYVTKFISKFTNREILVRDVNRFHHFQNGVCSCGDYW